In a single window of the Phycisphaerae bacterium genome:
- a CDS encoding PAS domain S-box protein, with amino-acid sequence MEPSGPGASWQPSVEQLLALVPHPVFWKDRDGVYRGCNDAFARDAGLRCAAEVVGKTDFDLWRPRVVAEGYRAEDRAVMESRQPRRGIVERLQRVDGTELWVETTRVPLLDPDGQPGGVLGFYEDITARKQAEEAAQQERYFSESALEAMPGVFFVFDAQGRMLKWNRKLETLTGYTAEEIAERTILDLLHPDCRELVTQRVQDVFSQGWAVAEVVVVSKDGYATPYYCHSLRTIRDGRPCVMGMGIDISERKRGEDLVQGLNRLKEDLLGEGDLSAKLRHVTDGVVRLFDADFARIWLSLPGDRCATDCVHAGVAEGPHVCRRRERCLHLVASSGRYTHLDGAMHRRVPFGCYKIGRIASGDEPSFLTNTVAEDPRVHDREWARQLGLASFAGYRLLSADQEPIGVLALFSRHPLSAEDDRLLASVAATASQVILAAQIQESLRASEERWQFALEGAGDGVWDWNPQTGAIICSRQWKAMLGYAEHEINVTMAWWEQALHPDDRARALADLHRHLSGQATTYMSEYRMRCKDGSWKWILDRGKVVSYTPEGQPLRVVGTHTDLTERKRVEEALQLNESRLEALLELNQKTDATLADIAEFAMEQAVRLTRSRLGYIAFVNEDESVLTMFAWSKTAMAECAVQNRPVEYPLQTTGLWGEAVRQRRSIITNNYAAPSPWKKGTPAGHVTLRRHMNVPVFDGERIVIVAGVGNKDTDYDESDVRQLTLLMSGMWRSVQRTRAEEESRASEARFRSLYASMAEGVALHELVRNEHGIPVDYRLLEVNPRYEQVTGLSAERVVGKLAREAYGTPEPPYLREFAGAVEARQPAGLETYFASLARHFAISIAPLEGDRFATIFFDITERKQAEEQQRRREAELRRQTEVLLRLMMDGALFGGELAAALAEITAAGAELLQTERVSVWWYEDEYRTIRCVDAFQRRSGQHARGETLRSADFPTYTASHRKGQVIAATDVRSDPRTRDIPATYWDAHDIASLVDAPVWLHGRLGGLVSFEQVGAPRQWSPDDERLAATLATLVSLCVESAERRRSEAALRDSEAMLQSIFRAAPVAIGIVDSDRHIRSVNDCIVRILGYRPAEVIGRDMRHLYFTAEEYELAGRTFQQQAQQQDIIQTEHRLRRKDGSAVHVMVSGAPLRREDASAGSVFTLMDITERKRAEQALQSRIVAMTRPLDDTTTLQFSDLFDLAEIQKIQDAFAESSGVAALITDPDGVPLTRPSGFCRLCAEFVRKSPKGRQRCAQSDAELGRVSAAGLVVRPCLSAGLWGAGASITVGGKHIANWLIGQVRDESLDLERISQYARELDADPEEFRRALLEVPVMSAAQFRKVAHTLSVLSNQLSIKAYQNVQQARFIADLKRAEDERDRLFNSSIDLLCVAGFDGRLRQVNPAWTRALGWSAEELTKSPWLEFVHPADVPATIAAGERLRRGLEVRSFENRYRCKDGAYRWLSWNSYPLMEQELIFAVSRDVTELKAAAEERARLEVQLRQAQKMEAVGQLAGGVAHDFNNILTAVFGQLDLAVQALKTQYPTARNLLDGMHQIERSAHRASALTRQLLAFSRRQVIRPEVLNLNATLRDLEKMLRRLLTENITLKQILAPDLAATRADAGQLEQVIVNLVVNARDAMPNGGRLTLETGNVVLDEAYAALHPGAQPGEHVVLAVSDTGHGMDPATLERIFEPFFTTKPKGQGTGLGLSTVYGIVKQAGGHVSVYSERGKGTTFKVHLPAVHEPVTLAKPARAESAPPGGTETLMICEDDPAVREMTARMLAGAGYQVLVAPDAAHALELAAAHVGPLALLITDVIMPDMNGRQLAEALTGVRPGVRTLFVSGYTSNVIAHHGVLDESVDFLEKPYSRRQLLQRVREMLDRAAPPAGPPRSRM; translated from the coding sequence ATGGAACCGTCGGGTCCGGGCGCGAGCTGGCAGCCGAGCGTGGAGCAGCTCCTCGCACTCGTGCCGCATCCCGTCTTCTGGAAAGACCGCGACGGCGTTTACCGCGGCTGCAACGACGCGTTTGCACGCGACGCCGGGCTACGCTGCGCCGCCGAGGTGGTCGGGAAGACCGACTTCGACCTGTGGCGGCCGCGGGTCGTGGCGGAGGGGTACCGGGCCGAAGATCGGGCGGTCATGGAAAGTCGCCAGCCACGCCGGGGGATCGTCGAGCGGCTGCAGCGGGTGGACGGGACCGAGCTGTGGGTCGAGACGACGAGAGTGCCGCTGCTAGATCCGGACGGGCAGCCCGGCGGCGTGCTCGGCTTCTACGAGGACATCACCGCGCGGAAGCAGGCCGAGGAGGCAGCCCAACAGGAACGGTATTTCTCGGAGTCGGCGCTGGAGGCCATGCCCGGTGTGTTCTTCGTGTTCGACGCGCAGGGCCGGATGTTGAAGTGGAACCGGAAGCTGGAGACGCTGACCGGGTACACGGCGGAAGAGATCGCCGAGCGCACAATCCTCGACCTACTGCATCCGGACTGCCGCGAACTGGTTACCCAGCGCGTGCAGGACGTCTTTTCGCAGGGTTGGGCGGTGGCGGAAGTGGTGGTCGTGTCCAAGGACGGATACGCCACCCCCTACTACTGCCACAGCCTGCGCACGATCCGGGACGGCCGGCCGTGCGTGATGGGCATGGGGATTGACATCTCCGAGCGCAAGCGGGGGGAGGATCTCGTTCAGGGCCTCAATCGGCTGAAGGAGGATTTGCTTGGTGAGGGCGACCTGAGTGCGAAGTTGCGGCATGTCACGGACGGCGTCGTCCGGCTCTTCGATGCCGACTTCGCGCGCATCTGGTTGAGTTTGCCCGGCGATCGATGCGCCACCGACTGTGTTCATGCCGGTGTTGCCGAGGGGCCGCACGTGTGCCGGCGGCGGGAGCGTTGTCTGCACCTGGTCGCGAGTTCCGGACGCTACACGCACCTGGATGGCGCGATGCATCGACGCGTTCCGTTTGGCTGTTACAAGATCGGCCGGATCGCGTCCGGCGACGAGCCGTCGTTCCTCACCAACACGGTGGCGGAAGACCCGCGGGTTCATGATCGCGAGTGGGCCAGGCAGCTTGGGCTGGCGTCGTTCGCGGGCTACCGCCTGCTGTCGGCCGACCAGGAGCCGATCGGCGTGCTGGCGCTGTTCTCCCGTCATCCGCTCAGCGCGGAAGATGACCGCCTGCTCGCCTCGGTGGCCGCGACGGCCTCGCAAGTCATCCTGGCTGCCCAGATCCAGGAGTCGTTGCGGGCCAGCGAGGAGCGCTGGCAGTTCGCGCTCGAGGGGGCCGGCGACGGCGTGTGGGACTGGAACCCACAGACCGGCGCGATCATCTGCTCCCGGCAGTGGAAGGCGATGTTGGGTTATGCCGAGCACGAGATCAACGTGACGATGGCGTGGTGGGAGCAGGCCCTGCACCCGGACGACCGGGCGCGAGCCCTGGCCGACCTGCACAGGCACCTGTCCGGGCAGGCCACGACGTACATGAGCGAATACCGGATGCGCTGCAAGGACGGCAGTTGGAAGTGGATCCTGGACCGGGGCAAGGTGGTGAGCTACACGCCGGAGGGCCAGCCCCTGCGCGTCGTCGGCACGCACACCGACCTGACCGAGCGAAAGCGCGTCGAGGAAGCGCTGCAGCTGAACGAGTCGCGGCTGGAAGCGCTGCTCGAACTGAACCAGAAGACGGACGCCACGCTGGCGGACATTGCCGAATTCGCGATGGAACAGGCGGTGCGGCTCACGCGCAGCCGCCTGGGCTACATCGCCTTCGTCAACGAGGACGAAAGCGTCCTCACCATGTTCGCGTGGTCCAAGACCGCCATGGCGGAGTGCGCGGTCCAGAACCGGCCGGTCGAATACCCGCTCCAGACGACCGGGCTGTGGGGTGAAGCCGTGCGCCAGCGCCGCTCCATCATCACCAACAACTACGCGGCCCCCAGCCCGTGGAAGAAGGGTACGCCGGCGGGGCACGTGACCCTGCGCCGGCACATGAACGTACCGGTCTTCGACGGGGAGCGCATCGTCATCGTAGCCGGGGTGGGCAACAAGGACACGGACTACGACGAATCCGACGTGCGGCAACTGACGCTGCTGATGAGCGGCATGTGGCGCAGCGTACAGCGCACGCGGGCGGAGGAGGAGTCGCGCGCCAGCGAAGCGCGGTTCCGTTCGCTGTACGCCAGCATGGCGGAGGGCGTGGCCCTGCACGAATTGGTTCGCAACGAGCACGGGATTCCGGTTGACTACCGCTTGCTCGAAGTGAACCCGCGCTACGAGCAGGTCACCGGGCTTTCGGCTGAGCGCGTGGTCGGAAAGCTGGCGCGGGAAGCCTACGGGACGCCGGAGCCGCCGTACCTGCGCGAGTTCGCGGGCGCGGTCGAGGCGCGCCAGCCGGCCGGTCTCGAGACGTATTTCGCGTCGCTGGCGAGGCACTTTGCGATTTCCATCGCGCCCCTCGAGGGGGATCGTTTTGCGACGATCTTCTTCGACATCACGGAGCGCAAGCAGGCCGAGGAGCAGCAGCGCCGCCGCGAGGCCGAGCTGCGCCGGCAGACCGAGGTGCTGCTGCGACTGATGATGGACGGCGCGCTGTTTGGCGGCGAGCTCGCGGCGGCGCTGGCCGAGATCACGGCGGCCGGCGCGGAGCTGCTCCAGACGGAGCGCGTCAGCGTGTGGTGGTACGAAGACGAGTACCGGACGATCCGCTGCGTGGACGCGTTTCAGCGCCGCAGCGGCCAGCATGCCCGCGGCGAGACGCTGCGCAGCGCGGATTTCCCGACGTACACGGCCAGCCACCGCAAGGGCCAGGTGATCGCGGCCACGGACGTGCGCAGCGACCCGCGCACCCGCGACATTCCTGCGACCTACTGGGATGCCCACGACATCGCCTCGCTCGTGGACGCCCCCGTGTGGCTGCACGGCCGCCTCGGCGGCCTGGTCAGCTTTGAGCAGGTAGGTGCCCCGCGCCAGTGGTCACCGGATGATGAGCGCCTCGCGGCGACGCTGGCCACCCTGGTGTCCCTGTGTGTGGAGAGCGCGGAGCGGCGGCGCAGCGAGGCGGCCCTGCGCGATAGCGAGGCCATGTTGCAGAGCATCTTCCGGGCCGCCCCGGTCGCGATCGGCATCGTGGACTCCGATCGGCACATTCGGTCTGTCAACGACTGCATCGTCAGGATCCTGGGCTACCGCCCCGCTGAGGTCATCGGCCGGGACATGCGCCACCTCTATTTCACCGCAGAGGAGTATGAGCTCGCCGGCCGGACGTTCCAGCAGCAGGCGCAGCAGCAGGACATCATCCAGACGGAACACCGCCTGCGACGCAAGGACGGCAGCGCCGTGCACGTCATGGTCAGCGGGGCGCCCCTGCGGCGCGAGGACGCGAGCGCCGGTTCGGTGTTCACGCTCATGGATATCACCGAGCGCAAACGCGCCGAGCAGGCGCTGCAGAGCCGGATTGTCGCGATGACACGGCCGCTGGACGACACCACGACGCTGCAGTTCTCCGATCTGTTCGACCTCGCGGAGATCCAGAAGATCCAGGACGCGTTTGCCGAATCCAGCGGCGTCGCGGCCCTGATCACCGACCCGGACGGCGTGCCGCTCACGCGTCCGAGCGGGTTCTGTCGCCTGTGCGCGGAGTTTGTCCGCAAAAGCCCCAAGGGACGTCAGCGGTGCGCGCAGTCCGACGCGGAACTCGGGCGCGTGAGCGCAGCAGGCCTGGTGGTGCGACCGTGCCTCAGCGCCGGCCTGTGGGGTGCCGGCGCCAGCATCACCGTCGGCGGCAAGCACATCGCCAACTGGCTGATCGGCCAGGTGCGCGATGAATCGCTTGACCTGGAGCGCATCAGTCAGTACGCCCGGGAGCTCGACGCCGATCCGGAGGAATTCCGCCGGGCCCTGCTCGAAGTGCCGGTGATGTCGGCGGCCCAGTTCCGCAAGGTTGCCCACACGTTGTCGGTCCTGTCGAACCAGTTGTCGATCAAGGCCTACCAGAACGTGCAGCAGGCGCGCTTCATCGCGGACCTGAAGCGGGCCGAGGATGAACGCGACCGGTTGTTCAACTCCTCGATCGACCTGCTCTGCGTCGCCGGGTTTGACGGGCGCCTCCGGCAGGTGAATCCGGCGTGGACACGCGCGCTGGGCTGGAGCGCGGAAGAACTGACGAAGTCGCCCTGGCTGGAGTTCGTGCACCCCGCAGACGTGCCCGCCACCATCGCGGCCGGCGAGCGCCTGCGGCGGGGGCTGGAAGTGCGCTCGTTCGAGAATCGCTATCGCTGCAAGGACGGCGCGTACCGCTGGTTGTCGTGGAACTCGTATCCGCTGATGGAACAGGAATTGATCTTCGCCGTGAGCCGCGACGTCACGGAGCTGAAGGCGGCGGCGGAGGAGCGCGCCCGGCTCGAAGTCCAGCTCCGCCAGGCGCAGAAGATGGAAGCCGTCGGCCAGCTCGCCGGTGGCGTTGCGCACGATTTCAACAACATCCTGACCGCAGTCTTCGGCCAGCTCGATCTCGCGGTCCAGGCGCTCAAGACCCAATACCCCACCGCGCGCAACCTGCTGGACGGCATGCACCAGATCGAGCGCAGTGCCCACCGCGCCTCGGCCCTGACGCGCCAGTTGCTGGCCTTTAGCCGGCGGCAGGTCATCCGGCCCGAGGTGTTGAACCTCAACGCGACGCTGCGCGACCTGGAGAAGATGTTGCGGCGACTGCTCACGGAGAACATCACGCTGAAGCAGATCCTGGCGCCGGACCTGGCGGCCACGCGGGCCGACGCCGGGCAGTTGGAGCAGGTGATCGTCAACCTCGTGGTCAATGCCCGCGACGCGATGCCGAACGGCGGGCGCCTGACGCTGGAGACCGGCAATGTCGTGCTGGACGAGGCGTATGCGGCGCTGCATCCGGGGGCGCAGCCGGGCGAACATGTCGTCCTGGCCGTGAGCGACACGGGCCACGGCATGGACCCCGCGACGCTGGAACGCATCTTCGAGCCGTTCTTCACCACCAAGCCGAAGGGCCAGGGCACGGGGTTGGGACTGTCGACCGTTTATGGCATCGTGAAACAGGCCGGCGGTCACGTGAGCGTCTACAGCGAACGCGGCAAGGGCACGACGTTCAAGGTCCACCTGCCCGCCGTCCATGAACCCGTCACGCTCGCGAAGCCGGCCCGGGCCGAGTCCGCGCCACCGGGCGGGACCGAGACGCTCATGATTTGCGAAGACGATCCCGCGGTCCGCGAGATGACCGCCCGCATGCTGGCGGGCGCAGGGTACCAGGTGCTGGTGGCGCCGGACGCGGCCCACGCGCTGGAGCTGGCGGCCGCGCACGTCGGCCCGCTCGCGCTCCTGATCACCGACGTAATCATGCCGGACATGAACGGCCGGCAACTCGCCGAGGCCCTGACGGGCGTGCGCCCCGGCGTCCGCACGCTGTTCGTGTCGGGCTACACGTCAAACGTCATCGCGCACCACGGCGTACTGGATGAGAGCGTTGACTTCCTGGAGAAGCCGTACAGCCGGCGGCAACTGCTGCAGAGAGTCCGTGAGATGCTGGACCGCGCAGCGCCGCCGGCCGGGCCGCCGCGCTCAAGGATGTGA